CACGTGCCATGAAGGGCACGCCTGCTTGGTGACAAAGCCGGACAGTTTCAATTACCTGCTCATTAGTCTCGGGAACGACTACGGCAAGCGGCTCCGACCGGAATGAAGTCAAGCCATCCGTTTCGTACGCAACGAGCTGAGACTTTTTAGTAAAGAGTTGCTTGGGGGTGAAGAGCTGCTCGAGTTGCTTGATTAGATCCATTTGGGAATTCCATCCTCTTAAGCTGAGGATTTCTAATCAAGCCTCTTTGCGTATCATTTATTAGGACACGGTATGTCCGGAAGCTGTGTCTAACGATCCCAGTTTCTGCCGCCGCGTCGGCCTCCGCCTCCACGACGATCTCCGCCGCCACCGCCTCCGCGGCATCCGCCGCGACCCCCGCCTCCTCCTCCACCGCGTTCGCGGTCAAGTGCGAGTTTGATGGCTACTTCGCTGCCTAAAAGCTCTTTGCCATTTAGTTCTTCGATAGCGGTTAAGGCATCGTTCTCACTGGCCATGGTCACAAAACCAAAACCTCGAGAGTTACCCGTGCTACGATCAGTCACTACTACGGTTTCCAAAACCGATCCATGACCGAGAAAGAAATCAGAAAGATCTTGCTGGGTTACCGCAAAGTTCAGGTTCCCCACATACAGTTTATTGTTCATCGTTTATACTTGTTTATACTCCGCCTAAAAACGTGCGCCTGATATAATTAATCGAAATGAGGGGGCTAACTGCTGGGGAGTTTCTTTTGAAAGAAGTTAATTGAGGATGAGTTTGAGCGGCTATTGGGAACGCGAATGGTGAGAATCGCAATCCGAAATGCCCTGAATCTCCAATTTCAGGTGTTTTTTAACCAATTTTCAAGATCATCCTGATTGCGGATAGTATGGTCAGACTGAAAGTCCTCCATTAGTAGATCCTGATAGGAGGTTTCAGCAAACCGCTTGCAGTGAAAGAGAATGCGCGCCGTTTGCCCAGGAGCTCGTACGAGGCGCCCCAGTGCTTGATTGATTTTCTGCATGCCGGGTATCTGATAAACCTCTTCGAATGCAGGGTCTCGACCCAAGTGCTTACGATCTTCCATACGCTTCTTTTGAAGTGCATTCACCTCGGGTAGAGCGGGTCCAACGATAATGGCCAAGTCAGTATGACCTCCAAGGTGATCAATCCCCTCGGCAAATACACTGCCCAATATTAGAAATATCAGGTCTGATTCCGTAACTGCCTCGTCAATGAAATGGGTTTGTCTTTCCGTTGATCCTCCTCGGCTTTGAAGGGCGACAGCGAGATGAGGGAATTCGTTTTCGATAACCAGTTTAATCCTTTCTCCATATTTGTAGGAGGGAAAAAATACAACGACGGGTTGAGCACTTGACTGTACGCATCGAGCGAGGGTCTCGGCTGTGGTAAAGCTATGTCGATCTCGAGCCTTGTACCTTGTGTCGACTCTTAGGTCGACAGAGCATTGGTAAGCGTTGTGTCGCCAAGGAGTGTTGGCCTCCACCCATATCGGTTTCGTTTTATTTGATACAAGGCCCAGTTGTTTCAGGAAATATGGCTGCGGCTCCAAAGTCGCAGACATGAGTAATACTTGCCGGCATTCATTCAACGTATTCCCAATCTCGTAGGATGCATCCAGGCAACTTAGGTTGAGGGTTCCCGGCTTGGAACTCCAAACTAGCTTCTCCAAATGATCGTTCTTGAAAAACGTTTCCGTATCGGCAAGTTCCCAGATGGAGTGTAAGGCATCCTCCGTGAGTAATTGCCCATGAATTGGATAAGTCTCAAGCGCGGTTGCCAACTGCTCGGAACAGTCGCGAGCCTCGTATGATTTATAGTCGGCCATACTGTCGGATGGCTCCACTGATTCCAACAGATCGAGCCAGGCTTCCAGCGCTCGACGAATGGTCGGATGTCCGTTTGTGAATTGGAGCTCAGCATGCCATTGTGACACTTCGTCGTGGGAAATCTGATACGAGAAAACATCGGCCACCCGGCTGGCAATGTTATGAGCTTCGTCTACGATTAACAGAGTTTGAGAAAGATCAAAACCAGGCTGCTCAAGAAACAGGTTCCGGTTGCGCGGAGAAAAAAGGTAGTTCAAATCACCCACCCAGATATCTGCATAAGGTAAGCTTGCTCGCATAAGCTCATAAGGACACAGGGCTTCTTTACTCCCTGTTTCCCTGAACCTTAATGGTTGGTCGATGGGGCTTTGGATGAATGAGTAGGGCGAAAGATTGCAGTTCTTCCATCGATTTCCATGCCTCAGCCTTTGATCATCAGGATCACAACGACAGGTAGGTGAGCTGCACAGTTCATCACGGTTGCGAACTTGAACGGCCGTAAGTTCGGAGTCTTCAGGAAGCATTGAGGCCAACTGCTTCATCACTTGGTGCTGCCCGCTGCTCTTACTGGTCAGGTAGAGGACTTGTTGATATCGGCCTGAAATGATTTGATTGATGGCATATTCCAGTGAGACGCCTGTTTTCCCGAATCCTGTGGGTGCTTGGAAGAATGCCAGCTTACTCAGCTCCGTCGCTTGGAGAAGGGCCTCCTGAATGTTTTCTTGTCCATCTCGAAGGACTCCGAAAGCGCGGACTTCCTTCAGCTTTGCAAATTTTGACTGGCGAGCTTTCTGGTTTTCTACGTACTCCCACAAGCTTCCAATTTGTGAATGAAATAGGTCGATGCAGTGCTGGTCATCGGTGACATGTTGCCGGATCCCATCACATATACTTATAAATAAAAGCTCCCCCTTAAACGGTTTTTCCAGGTCCCGACGTTCGCTCAAGAGAGCCAAGTAGGTTCCTAGCTGAGCAAAATAGCTTTGATACTGATTTACCAGTTCGTCTGTTTCCGCAGGCAGTTCATGACCAGTGGTTTTTATTTCCCTGATTAATATGTGGTACTCCTGATCTATCCACTGATCGATTCTACCTTGTATGTTAAATTTCCAACCTTTGTAGGGCCACGTTCTACGAAGACTCACTTCGTATCTCCCGATTTCGCCTGACTGTTTGGATGCTCGTTCCTGCTCTTGATGCCATTCCACTCCCACTTGAGTTCGCCAACGTCCCAACCTTCTCCGCATTCGATGACCGGGGCCGGTGCTGAACTCCGCGAGTTCGCCCACACTTATCGAAACTTTCTTATTCTCCAGATCTACCTGCATCTTTTCCTAAAGCAGGATATCCGTGTGGTGTTGGATGTAATGCTTTAAATCGTCATTACATTTTCTCACTTCTTCTGGTTTCATCGTCAACTCGTTGAGCGGCGTGTTGAGAATAGATGCAACGGTTATACGATTCTGATGAGTCAATTTCTGGAACCAGTCGTGCTTCACTGGGTAACCTTCATTACGGGCATAAACAAACAGGCATTTGAAAAACACGGCTTCAGGTTGAATCCTTTTTTCCCAGGCATCTAATCCGCGTTGGGTAAGTTGATAGGCGGATCCTACATCCATGTCCCGTGGAAGGTTTTTCATCAGGATAGTCGACCATTCGCATGCGAGTTCTAATGCGATGAACGATTTGGCTAATCCGCGTCGTCGTTTCAGAATGGTGACTTCTTTGATAAAGCCGAATCCGCCATCTCCTTTTTTGTCCAGGACAGCCTCAATATCGTCAAAGAGATCTGGGGTAGAACCCGAACGGATATTCTTTTTAGACCTCCGCATCATGACCATGGTGTTGCCAGTTGTCTCGCTCAATACATTGAGTCGATGGAACTGCTCGCCCGATGCCTCGCGCTTCAGAATAATACCTCTGAGATGCACCGATTGCGCAACCATGGGATCACGCCTCGGTGAGTTTTTCTTCGCTCGGGTTTTCGATTTTAACGGTCGTATCTTCTCCGTCTTCAATCGGGTAAGGTGGAACCACGGCTCCGCCAGAAATGATCAGTTTCATGCCATCGCCAATCGACATGTTAAGCTCATGCACTTCTTCCTTGGGAATCATCAAAAGAAAACCACTCGTTGGATTTGGCGTGGTCGGAACAAAAATATTCCGCAACTCGCTATTCGTCTTAGCCTGTGTTTCTCCTTTGGTCTCACTGGTAAGGAACCCGAGGGCCCAAAGGCCCTTGCGTGGATATTCGATCAGAACTGTTTTCTTAAACACTGCCTTCTGCTGAGTGCTAAAAGTCTCCACGATTTGTTTGACCGTTTTGTAGACGGTATTGATGAAGGGGACCTTGTTTAAAATATTCTCTGCGAGTGACAGGATCCATTTGCCGACAAAGTAGCGTGATAGGTACCCGAGCACTGTGATTGCCAAGAATACGATGATCGTAGCCAGAATGTTCCAGATAAGTTGGAGGTCATCGATTTGTCGCCAATCAGCTGGAATGAAATAGAGCAGATTGTTGCTGACCCGGCCTCCCACGTTATTGACCAACCACACGAATACCCAAAGTGAAACAGCTAAGGGAGTAAGTAAAAGGAGACCGGTCAGGAAGGCGTTTCTTAGAGATCTCAGGAATGGATATTTTTCAGACATCAATGATGTATTTAAACAAGGGTACCTTACTGTTTGTTTCCAGCAAAGACATACAAACTTGTTCTTCTTTCTTCATGACTAGCCGGTCTTCTTCATTCAAGTCATTAAATCCAACTAAGTGCAACCAGCCGTGCACGAGGTAGAGGGTAAGTTCTTTCGAGAAGTCTATCATGTGCTCCTGGCTATAGTGGTGAGCTGTATCGATGGATACGCATATTTCGCCAGCCATGGCCTCGTCCGGATCACCAGGGAAGGTGATAACATCGGTCGAGCTGGGATCATCCAGAAAATCAGCATGGAGCTGGTTATGCTGTTCCTCTTGCAGGAATGCCAGAGAAAGTTCGCCATCCGGGATGGAGTAGGGCGCGTGTTGATCGAGAAAATCAAAAACGGCTGACACGGCCTCTTCATTCAGTTCAAGCGCTGCGGCGGGGCTGTATATCTGTACGTTTCTCTTTTTTACGTTCCTCATTCTTGGCTTCTGCTTTTGCCTTTTCCTTATCTGGATATTCGACGCGGCTATGCAGGGTATTTAATAAGGCAAATGAGAAGCTATTGCGGATTTTTTTGATCTCTTCGAAAGTGAGCGGACACTCGCTCAGTTGATCATCGGCTATCTTGTCCTCAAAAATATTATCAATTAGCTCATCGATACTCTGGGGAGTTACTTTTCGTAAGGAGCGGCTGGCAGCTTCTACTGAGTCTGCAAAAAAGATGACCGCGCTTTCTCTGAATTGAGGTTTGGGGCCATTGTAGCGATAGGTGGATTCTTCGACTCGAATCTCATCTTGTTTACTACCCTTACCCTTTAAGGCTTGTACGTAGAAATAGGTGATCAGAGAAGTACCGTGGTGTTGCTTAATCACATCAATGATAATGCGTGGCAGCTTGTTCCGGATGGCCAGATTAACCCCTTCCTTCACGTGAGCTTTAATGACTAGGGCGGCCATCGAAGGATTTTGGAGGAGCAGGGGATTATCTCCATCGCGTTGGTTTTCTGCAAAGTACTCCGGTTTTATAAGCTTACCAATATCGTGGAAAAGTGAACAGGTGCGGCAAATCAGCGGATTGGCACCGATAGCGGAAGCCCCAGCCTCAGCTAAGTTGGCGACCATCAACGAGTGGTGATAACTACCGGGTGCCTCCAGTTGCAAGCGACGCAATAGCCGGTGATTGTAGTCAGTCAGTTCCAGCAGGGTAATGTTTGTGGTGAGCTGGAAAATGCCTTCGAAGAAAGGTAGAAGCCCGATAACCAGCATTCCAGTTCCGGCGCCTACGCCGATTGAGATGAGCATCTCCCATCCAATGGTTACCAGGTTTGTTTTATCGAGAATGCCGAGTAGGAAAGTACCTACCGCCAAGGTGGTTCCACCAAAAATACTGGCCCGTACGATTTGTCCCCGTTTGCGAACATCCTTACAGAAAACCACCGCAACCAGGCAGGCCAGGAACATGGCTGACATGAGAATGAACGACTCACCAAACATAAGGCTGGTGATGAAACAAACGACAGCGGATACGAAGATAGCCGCTCGTTGATTGATCAACAGCGCGATCAGGATGGGGCCTAGGTAAACCGGTATGATATTTCGAAGAATGGAGTAGGTTTCCGGATTATTCGCTGCCACCGAAAGAATCAAGCGGGTGACCGCGATGTTGATCAGGATCACCAGGAAGAGCAGGCTGACT
This genomic stretch from Opitutia bacterium ISCC 52 harbors:
- a CDS encoding RNA-binding protein, with amino-acid sequence MNNKLYVGNLNFAVTQQDLSDFFLGHGSVLETVVVTDRSTGNSRGFGFVTMASENDALTAIEELNGKELLGSEVAIKLALDRERGGGGGGGRGGCRGGGGGGDRRGGGGRRGGRNWDR
- a CDS encoding PD-(D/E)XK nuclease family protein, coding for MQVDLENKKVSISVGELAEFSTGPGHRMRRRLGRWRTQVGVEWHQEQERASKQSGEIGRYEVSLRRTWPYKGWKFNIQGRIDQWIDQEYHILIREIKTTGHELPAETDELVNQYQSYFAQLGTYLALLSERRDLEKPFKGELLFISICDGIRQHVTDDQHCIDLFHSQIGSLWEYVENQKARQSKFAKLKEVRAFGVLRDGQENIQEALLQATELSKLAFFQAPTGFGKTGVSLEYAINQIISGRYQQVLYLTSKSSGQHQVMKQLASMLPEDSELTAVQVRNRDELCSSPTCRCDPDDQRLRHGNRWKNCNLSPYSFIQSPIDQPLRFRETGSKEALCPYELMRASLPYADIWVGDLNYLFSPRNRNLFLEQPGFDLSQTLLIVDEAHNIASRVADVFSYQISHDEVSQWHAELQFTNGHPTIRRALEAWLDLLESVEPSDSMADYKSYEARDCSEQLATALETYPIHGQLLTEDALHSIWELADTETFFKNDHLEKLVWSSKPGTLNLSCLDASYEIGNTLNECRQVLLMSATLEPQPYFLKQLGLVSNKTKPIWVEANTPWRHNAYQCSVDLRVDTRYKARDRHSFTTAETLARCVQSSAQPVVVFFPSYKYGERIKLVIENEFPHLAVALQSRGGSTERQTHFIDEAVTESDLIFLILGSVFAEGIDHLGGHTDLAIIVGPALPEVNALQKKRMEDRKHLGRDPAFEEVYQIPGMQKINQALGRLVRAPGQTARILFHCKRFAETSYQDLLMEDFQSDHTIRNQDDLENWLKNT
- a CDS encoding DUF502 domain-containing protein, with the translated sequence MSEKYPFLRSLRNAFLTGLLLLTPLAVSLWVFVWLVNNVGGRVSNNLLYFIPADWRQIDDLQLIWNILATIIVFLAITVLGYLSRYFVGKWILSLAENILNKVPFINTVYKTVKQIVETFSTQQKAVFKKTVLIEYPRKGLWALGFLTSETKGETQAKTNSELRNIFVPTTPNPTSGFLLMIPKEEVHELNMSIGDGMKLIISGGAVVPPYPIEDGEDTTVKIENPSEEKLTEA
- the ybeY gene encoding rRNA maturation RNase YbeY, encoding MRNVKKRNVQIYSPAAALELNEEAVSAVFDFLDQHAPYSIPDGELSLAFLQEEQHNQLHADFLDDPSSTDVITFPGDPDEAMAGEICVSIDTAHHYSQEHMIDFSKELTLYLVHGWLHLVGFNDLNEEDRLVMKKEEQVCMSLLETNSKVPLFKYIIDV
- a CDS encoding HDIG domain-containing protein, which encodes MKLFSKRKQLTDTPSPSRRKRRALRETWTKTFFSTSPVVTGFILLGWVTLTILLAFTGVTPAGIQVQKDQESRARVVAEKDFSYVSELQTARKMELEKQRIPPVYRLDMGSYETFRDHITDLVQDINQLEKDIAELTNDEKLEQVEDFAVRFEGRTDVRLNVEDVLVILGRTDEEERGTIVDNSLVSVRRILGGGIFDPTDTVLSEEPENLNFIYVHQEDRQPRRLEIQSQDMAYSDLKRDLTYFDISQDLSISLQRIMGQAIQPNLRYDQELHEQARIEAEENAETVRIDVLAGEIIIEPGETVLAHKYEMLVAYQDFLLDQDSSFAFSLGRSFWEKALIIFLLGIGVVVYLSLAGWSSLTDNRRVSLLFLVILINIAVTRLILSVAANNPETYSILRNIIPVYLGPILIALLINQRAAIFVSAVVCFITSLMFGESFILMSAMFLACLVAVVFCKDVRKRGQIVRASIFGGTTLAVGTFLLGILDKTNLVTIGWEMLISIGVGAGTGMLVIGLLPFFEGIFQLTTNITLLELTDYNHRLLRRLQLEAPGSYHHSLMVANLAEAGASAIGANPLICRTCSLFHDIGKLIKPEYFAENQRDGDNPLLLQNPSMAALVIKAHVKEGVNLAIRNKLPRIIIDVIKQHHGTSLITYFYVQALKGKGSKQDEIRVEESTYRYNGPKPQFRESAVIFFADSVEAASRSLRKVTPQSIDELIDNIFEDKIADDQLSECPLTFEEIKKIRNSFSFALLNTLHSRVEYPDKEKAKAEAKNEERKKEKRTDIQPRRSA